The following is a genomic window from Saccopteryx bilineata isolate mSacBil1 chromosome 4, mSacBil1_pri_phased_curated, whole genome shotgun sequence.
agaatgggggagagagacatgaaggtagagagatgagaagcatcagctcatagttctgtcactttagttgttcattgattgcttctcaaaaataatttgaccggggggctcaagtcagccactatgggatcatattgatgattctatgctcaagctggtaacctgtGCTCAAtctgaatgagcccacactcaagacggtgacctcaggatttcaaacctgggacctcagtgtcccaggtcaacgctctatccttagcgtcccaggttgatgctctatccactgtgccccacgggtcagtcttttttttttttttttttttttgccacttggCACTTTTGTGCCTCTCAGTTCCTTTGCCTGTAAAAATGGGTGGTGTTTCCCCACCTCATACCCACCAGGGTTTGAACTCAGCCCTGGGCTCGTTTCCCACCAGATGCCCCCGTGAGAGAAACAATGGGCCTGTGACTGCAGCCCTGCAGACTCACCCACCCCACCTCACTCTCCAGCCCCGTGGTGCCACCTCTTTCTCCTGGGCCCCTGGATAGGCCGAAGTCTGCCTGCCCCCCAGTTGTGATGAGTGCTGCCCCACCCACCCCGGAGGAAGAAGCCAATGCTTGCAGAGTGGAAGGGCCTTCTTCGGCCTGCAGCCAGATAGGGCCCGGGGAAAGGCTAGGGAGGGCAATCCTGGGCCCCGAAACCCTTCCTCTCCCAGCACAGCCCTCATCCCAGGCTCCAGGCAGTGACCCACCGGTAAGGtccagggctggggaggggggcattGCAGTAGGATGGCTGCTGGAGGTCAGCCAGGCAGTCAGGATCATTGCCCACCCGCAGCACGGGGATGCTGCTGCCGCCCGCGGGATCCTCGCAGGGCAGCTGGTCCAGGGACAGTGGCAGCGTCATGTAGTGGCCATCGGTCTCCAGCTGTGGGAAGGCTGGGATCTCAGCCAGTGTCTTCGGGTTCTGGAAGTTCCTGGAAGCTGCAGGAGGAAGGGACAGATGGGACTGGTGGGCCAGGAAGCCAGGCCTTCCTTGCCACAGTCCCTGGCTGGGACCAAGGACCCAACCCTGGCCCTCCATGCCACAGCACCCAGAGGACCGGTATGACACAAAGCAGGCTTTGTCACCCCCCAGAAGCCCTTCTCCATATAGCCCAACTCCCAATCCACACCCAGCTGTCAAAGGTCACATTGAGGGACTCTCTAGACCCTGCAGCTCTCCTCAGCCCCACCCATCCCCCAGGCCCCACACCTGCACTGTGACACACCGTTGCTGAAGGCCACCACCAGCCAGACAGTGCTGGCAGCACTGGCATGCCCGTCCAGCACACAGCGCGGCTGCTCCAAGGAGAATGTGGTGGCCGTGACCTTCCCTTCCAGGTCCCAGGCTGTTATCTGCGGCGTGTAGGGGATCAGCTCTGTGGCCATGGAGACAGGTGTGAGGGCCCTGGGACCCAGTGCCCCGGGGCTGCCTCTCCCAACCAGAGGCCATGGACTCCCTCCCAGGGTCCAAATCGCTCCAGCAGGAGCCCCAGTCCCTGGGGTTCTGGCCAGGTGCATACAATCCCTGGACCCATACTCACCCAGGCTCATGGAGGGCTGGGGCCAGACCAGCGCCAAGAGGAACAGCAGCTGTGGGCGAGGCTGCCTCTTGGGAAGCCCCATGATAGCCACCTTCTGGGACATCCAATGCCTGGGGCTGGTCTGGCTGTCCcctgctgtccccctcccccagcaccttGGACCTGGAGGAGCTGGTTAGTCAGGCTGCCAGGCTGGCCAAGGGCTGGAAAGACCTGAAAATATGAATGCACCCAACCCCTCCCGTCAGCCCAGCCCACCGTGAGGAGGGGCCAGAGCTGAGAGAAAGGCCCGGGGATCCCTGAGTCCCAAGTGTGAATTTAGGCCCCACCCAAACTCCCAGCCTCCCAGTATGCCAGTCCCGGGTGAGtcccgggtgtgtgtgtgtgtgtgtgtgtgtgtgtgtgtgtgtgtgtcagtctcTGGAACCTTGTTTGTTGGCTCAGGGCCACATGCCTGAGATTCCTGCACCCTAGGTACCAGGAGACTCCCTCCGGCCTTCCTGTCCCACCCAGGAGCACGTTGTAGGGGCAGCTCCAACCTGTCCAGCTCCAGCCCATCGCAGCCCCCTGCCTTGCTGCCCTCTTGGGCCCTGTCCTCCCTCCTCAAGGCCACATCCTTCCTCGTTCTTCAGTTTCCTTGTCCAAAGGAAGAACTTAGAGAGAGGTCTGTAGAGCCCTTGACAGCTGACAAGGCCCCCACTTACTTTACTTCCTGTGGTTCTCACTATATATACaggtggggcaaaggtaggtttacagttgttcaataattttttttattaggttCACATAACtattcattgtaattttttttttttttttttttacagggacagagagtcagagagagggatagatagggacagacaggaacgcagagagatgagaagcatcaatcattagtttttcactgcgacaccttagttgttcattgattgctttctcatatgtgcattgaccacgggccttcagcagaccgagtaaccccttgctcgagccagcaactttgggtccaagctggtgagctttttgcttaagccagatgaacccacgctcaagccggcgacctcggggtctcgaacctgggtcctccacatcccagtctgatgctctatccactgcgtcaccaccgggtcaggctgttcaataattaataaatcattAACAAGAAAAactttcacgtactcacaactataaatatatatgtatatatattttactaacaTATAATTCACATagcataaaattcacccttttaaagtgtaAGTTCactggtttttagtatattcacaaagttgtgcaatcAACAGTGATTCTAGAACCTTTTCATCGCCTCAAGAGGAAACACAGGACCCATGAAAATAGTCACTCCCCATTCCCTGCATGCCCTGGGAACAGCTAATCTTCTACTTTGTTTTcacagatttgcctattctggacccTTCACCTAAATGGAATCAGTCTGTAGCCTTTGTCTGGCTCTTTCACTTGGCATAACGTTTTCAAGATCCACCCATGTTGGAATATGTCAgtacttcttttttatggttgaatgaCGTTCCACTGTCTGAAGAgacaacattttgtttattcattcatccatctgcTGATGACTATTTGGGGTTTTccccactttttggctattatgaataacgTTGCTGTGAACATTCCTGCTTtggtgtggacatgttttcagctCTTGTGTATGAATCTAGGAGTGGCATTGCTTAATCACATGGTAACCACTTTCTGAGGAACTGCCCAACCGTTTCTTTGAAGCAGCTGCTTTTCACATCCCTGCCAGCATCAGATAAGggctccaatttctccacatcctcatcagcacttgcttgctattttccttttttctttgtctttcaataACCACCCTcatgggtatgaagtggtatcactttgtggttttgatttgcgtttccctGGCGATGTTGAGCATTCCTCTTGTACCTGTCAGCTATCTGTACATCATCTCTGGAGAAAgccctttgctttttaaaaataattgggtgtctttttattgttgagttcctCATACAGTCTGTATACTAGACCCTTTCAGGTAGATTTGCAAAGCTTTTCCCCCATTCTGAGTCTCATTATACTGTAACCTGGGAGTCAAGAGGGCAGCGGCCCTCAGCACCCTTGCACCTCCTGTGCCCTGTGAGCCAGTGGAGGTCTCACAATGGAAGCAAACAGGGTGGGGGTCCAGccagccccccaccctccccaggaCCAGCTCCTACATGAGGCTCAGCGAGCAGTGCCCAGGGCCCACAATACTTTTAGGAGCCcagtcttaatttcttttaaaattagaaggaaaataatgaacttctagattaaataaaaatgctcTAACATAATCATCTTTATACCAAAACattgtaaaacaaaatttaacattttttcttctagAGAAAGGGGCCACAAAGCAAAGTGTCTGTGGCCCATTCAAAATGTGGCCCTGTGAGTCCCTCCACTCCCAGGCCACGAGCACTCCCCGGGACAGACCAGTCTGGGAGTGTTTAATCCTCTTTCTGAGGGGGTCCAGAAGAATCAGAACTTCGAGGATGGTCTCAGACCAGTCCTGGCCTGGATGCCAGCTCTGGCTCCCTACACCCTTGAACCTGTTTCCCCATCAGTAAAATGGAGACTGCAGCACTTGCCTCCTGTGAGTAGCGTTCCCCAGAACCCGGGCAGATAAAGGGATGATGGCTCTGCATTCCACAGTGCAAGGAGAaccggagtgggggtggggaagcagcaCAAGTCAGTGCCATGGGCTCTCCAGCCCTCActgcagcctcagtttcttcactcaAGAAACGGGAGTTGAATGGGCAGCCTTTAGGCCCCTTCCGGCTCTAATACAACAGGACGTGTGTGTCGGCCTTCATCTcgctcttacacacacacacacacacacatacacactccacTGACAAATACACCAGGACCTGCTGACTTTGGCTATTGGGCATTTATTGCAAACAGAACATCTGAGGTATGAGAAGCTAACCCAGACCCATGCCTGCccctggctgggggtggggtggtctcTCCTCACTTCGTGCcaggcccccagcactgaggtaGCTGCATCTTAAGCCCCCACAAGTACAactccccaggcttgcctgattcCCATGCAGACCCAGgcctggaggggaagaggaaggaaaggcaaacaggagaagcccCAGCTTTGGTGGAAAATGCCCAAACCCCCAACAAACATTTTAGCCTCCAAGGAAAGGCACGTTCCTGCCTGCCCATCCCAGGGGCAGCCTAGCCACAGCGGGGACGGTGGCTGGCTGCCAGGCCGGTGGGTCACTGCTGCTCCAGGCAGTCCTCAGTCACCCCCTGGGCAGCCAGCTCAGCCAGCACGTTCTGCAGGTAGTTGGGGTCGGGGTAGCCATGGCCCGTCACGTTGCGGTCCATCTCTGTCTTGTGGTGGATCTCATTCCACACTACCGTGTCAGTCTCGCCCGTGGTGCTGGATGTGCCCACTGTGAAGATAAGTCGCCTCTTCCAGGCCACCTTCAGCAGCTCTAGGACCTGCcccaggaggagagaagagaaggaagagaaaataagggaggaaggaagggtgcACAAGCACTGGCCTGTCTCCTCACAAGTTTTTCCGTCCTGGGGCAGGGGTGGCCAGGCAACAGGGTGGGAGTGTCCGCTGCCCTCCCCCCTAACTTGCCCCAGTGATAAGGATGAGGACAGCAGCATCAGCCATCCACCAGTGTCAGCGGTGGGTTCTGAAGGGCCACGTGCTAGGCCCTTGTACCATTAACCACTGGTAGAACCCCTGGCCCTGTCCCCTCCATTCCATCCCACTGCCACCTAAGTGATGTCATCCACAGTCCCCAGCCTGTAACTCTAGCCCTAAGCCCCTGGAATGCCAACTGCTGATCTGATAGTCCAATGGGACCTCACACTGGGCACCTCCGTGACTCAAGTCTTGGCCCACCTGATGGCCAGCCCGCCCACCCAAGACAGTACTGCCATCTACTCAGCCCCTAAACACCGGATTACTCCCTACTTCCAAGTACATCTTGGACGAactcccctctgtccctcctATCCGGATCCAGGCCTCCCTGCTGCTCTCCATGCTTGGCCACCCGGAGTCCGTCCTCTCTTAGCACCAGAGGGAGCTTTCTCCAACCTAAAGTCTGTAGCTTTTCCTCTTCTGCCATGCCCTCACCTCACACTGTGCTCAGAATAAAGCCCACTTCCCCATGGCTGGCCTGGAGGAACTCACCCCCACTCCTCCTCATTTACCTCACCCCTCCTCGCCCCCTTGGTCCTCCTTGAGGCTCTTGACACCTCCCAAGCCCGTTTCCATCTCAAAGTTGTTGCACTAGCTACTAGGTCTGCCTAGAATGCTCTCCCACGAGCAAGCAAAGTCCCAATTCAGGTCTCAGTGCAGACTTAACCTGGCCCATCAGGCTGCTAGAAGACGGCCTCTCCTCCTTACTCGGGCCCCAGTCAAGTCCAGATCATCTCGCCTAGCACTCCTGGCACCTCAAGGATGTCCAACCTACGCGGGTTCCTGGAAGGAGCGACCTTGCACTGGAACCAGCAATTGGGCACAGGCTTGCCAACAGGGTGACCCCTCCccaagggtggtggtggggtcctTACCTTGCGGCCCTGGGCATTGTCCGGAAGGTAGCACTGGCGGGGAAACCCTCTGGCAGTGAATGGCTTTCCGGGGTTGGGGTGCTCAGGGCCCTGCAGGAGGAACAGAGACATGGGAGTGGGGGTGCTCTAAAAGGTGCTCACCGGCTCCAGAGTTGCACAGGACATGGAGGCCCAGCCTTGCCCCTTTGCCCTCCTGGCCAGGTCTATTCCTGAGCTCAAGTGACCAAATAAATATATTGCTGTCTCTCTCAAATCTTTCCTAAGACCCAACATGAACATAGCTGCCTTT
Proteins encoded in this region:
- the UPK3B gene encoding uroplakin-3b isoform X1, with translation MSQKVAIMGLPKRQPRPQLLFLLALVWPQPSMSLELIPYTPQITAWDLEGKVTATTFSLEQPRCVLDGHASAASTVWLVVAFSNASRNFQNPKTLAEIPAFPQLETDGHYMTLPLSLDQLPCEDPAGGSSIPVLRVGNDPDCLADLQQPSYCNAPLPSPGPYRVKFLLMDAMGSPQAETRWSDPITLHQGKSPGSIDTWPGRRSGDMIVITSILSSLAGLLLLAFLAASTVRFSSLWWPEEAPEQLRIGSFMGKRYMTHHIPPSEAATLPVGCEPGLDPFPSLSP